In one window of Episyrphus balteatus chromosome 3, idEpiBalt1.1, whole genome shotgun sequence DNA:
- the LOC129915186 gene encoding uncharacterized protein K02A2.6-like yields the protein MVSVKLDKIVKDPEAGSGISLDSSIQIIDESLESPGEQEESPSPQPPSPSPPPPATPPPLPPRSANSSNSHTTQNKMEFSFGAKPPKEMNFNQPNLSAAWKFWIQKLEIFLDLVGIKEDARKVTAILSYIGDDGLRIYNTFPKSITFDEVVKKFGSHCDPRTNIVFERYKFLSARQKTAETIDQFLTHLKELVLACEYDTLQDSMVRDVFIIGLTDDKLRRLLLDIDDLTLEKTEKRAKSYILSQSQSQEMSTVTVHSESNINYVQKHSSSSPRPQISKGNNKQQQSKQGNSGKSNSYHSNKTKSNVKENESSGKRCERCGNWYHRTKCPALGQRCHICKGLNHFAKYCKSNKVQSLNIDNKSESSVDVNEDIDFFIGTLNLQESFKSNVDNSKTNTNFTEFIQINEKQIKVELDTGAEANVMSLCTFSSINYNKQIILNKCFGNLRAFGGSTVNVLGQCSVNAILSEMEEKSTYIDFLIVKENVATVLGKFDCVRLGLVHRNVGTVNQIQDESDHIIKSIPKEFNKLFKGLGCLEGEFNLKIDTEVMPVIDAPRKIPFQLHDKLKTELDRMEQNEVIARVNCPTSWVSSIVLVEKADGSLRLCLDPRNLNKALQREHYPIPSIEYIKSKLSGSKYYSTLDASKAYWMLKLNNKSSELCTFNTPFGRYRFLRMPYGVKVAQEIFHRVMTEMFIGMDVIVYVDDILVYGNSIQEHNEKLMRVLERMDKAGLKLNQDKCRFGLTEVKYFGHVFNELGIHTDPQKVEAILNMPSPTCVKDVHRFLGMITYFGSFIQNLSNETEPLRQLLKKNIVFQWNESLEKVFSKLKSLVTEPPVLAYYDTSKPIVISADASQFAVGGCILQDNRPLAFASKTLTECQRNYAQIEKELYAILFSCEKYHQFIYGQTTLVETDHKPLIPLFKKALAHVPARLQRMMLRLQFYDLEVVYKPGRKLLVADMLSRAPLCHKEESQMDREIKIHVGLIKSSLAISQPMLKQIVNETARDKTMQQVRILIQSQWPENRKKLSPEIQALWGYRYELSVIDEMIFKGQALMIPSALIDVILKYIHDGHPGIEKSKRRARGLVFWPGMNADIQKSVENCKTCTKYLNNNRKESLIPHELPDLPFQKVGLDLFEWKKELYFLLVDYYSKYIEIAKLKSYKASEIIVNLKSIFARHGIPSQVISDNGPPFNSAEFKDFADDWKFDHTTSSPYYPKSNGLVERSIQTVKKLLTKCRETNTDPYLGLLNLRTTQHLMYSPSQLLMARKLRTRIPLNKSELKQSLTDDILYRQQTQQYQQKMKLAYDRHAKERPEIMEKVPVYFKKMPNEPWKKGKVVEITDMPRSVIVKDADGKKYRRNKRDIIIDKTDDVSNSKSQTAIESEQPKDTLTLRSGKRVVKN from the exons ATGGTGTCAG TAAAGCTGGATAAAATCGTCAAAGATCCTGAAGCTGGCTCTGGGATATCATTGGATTCCAGCATCCAAATTATAGACGAAAGTCTGGAGTCCCCAGGGGAGCAAGAAGAAAGCCCGTCGCCACAGCCACCGTCACCGTCACCACCACCACCAGCAACGCCACCGCCGCTTCCACCAAGAAGTGCAAATTCATCGAATAGCCACACGACACAAAACAAAATGGAGTTTTCTTTTGGTGCAAAACCACCGAAAGAAATGAATTTCAATCAGCCAAACTTGAGTGCAGCGTGGAAGTTCTGGATACAAAAGTTGGAGATTTTTCTGGATCTAGTGGGCATAAAAGAAGATGCAAGGAAAGTAACTGCTATTCTTTCTTACATCGGAGATGATGGCCTGCGTATATACAACACGTTTCCAAAAAGTATAACGTTTGACGAAGTAGTCAAGAAGTTTGGAAGTCATTGTGATCCAAGAACAAATATAGTATTTGAGCGCTATAAGTTTTTGTCTGCGAGACAAAAGACAGCCGAAACAATAGATCAGTTCCTAACTCATTTAAAGGAATTAGTTCTAGCATGTGAATATGACACACTCCAAGATAGCATGGTCAGAGATGTGTTCATAATTGGTTTAACTGATGACAAGTTAAGACGTCTTTTACTCGATATAGATGATCTTACTCtggaaaaaacagaaaaacgtgCGAAATCGTACATTCTTAGTCAATCACAGTCACAAGAGATGTCCACAGTCACAGTTCATTCGGAAAGCAACATAAATTACGTACAAAAACACAGCAGCAGCAGTCCAAGGCCACAAATATCCAAAGGCAACAACAAGCAGCAACAGTCCAAGCAGGGGAATAGCGGAAAGAGCAACAGTTACCACAGCAACAAAACCAAATCTAACGTGAAAGAAAACGAGTCATCAGGCAAGAGATGTGAGCGATGTGGAAACTGGTACCACCGCACCAAATGTCCAGCCCTTGGTCAACGATGTCATATATGTAAAGGTTTAAATCATTTCGCTAAGTATTGTAAGTCAAATAAAGTCCAATCTCTTAATATTGATAACAAATCAGAAAGTAGTGTTGATGTAAATGaagatattgatttttttataggcACACTTAATTTACAAGAATCATTTAAGTCTAATGTAGATAACAGTAAAACTAACACAAATTTTACAGAGTTTATTCAAATTAATGAAAAGCAAATCAAAGTAGAGTTAGACACGGGTGCAGAAGCAAATGTGATGTCTTTATGCACATTTAGTTCAATCAAttataacaaacaaataatTCTTAACAAATGCTTTGGAAACTTGAGAGCATTTGGAGGGTCAACTGTCAATGTTTTGGGTCAATGTTCTGTCAACGCCATTTTGAGCGAGATGGAGGAGAAAAGCACATACATAGATTTTCTTATCGTAAAAGAAAATGTCGCAACTGTGCTTGGAAAGTTTGATTGCGTCAGATTAGGATTGGTACATCGGAACGTAGGAACCGTCAATCAAATTCAAGATGAATCAGATCATATCATCAAAAgtattcctaaagaatttaataaattgttcaaGGGGTTAGGTTGTTTGGAAGGagagtttaatttaaaaattgatacagAAGTGATGCCAGTTATTGATGCTCCGAGAAAAATTCCATTTCAGTTACACGATAAACTGAAGACGGAGTTAGATAGAATGGAACAAAACGAAGTCATAGCTAGAGTCAATTGCCCAACGTCATGGGTCAGTTCAATAGTTTTGGTAGAAAAAGCAGATGGCTCACTACGGCTTTGTTTAGATCCGCGAAACCTCAATAAAGCCCTTCAGCGGGAACACTATCCCATCCCCAGTATTGAATATATCAAGTCGAAATTATCTGGTTCAAAATATTACTCTACATTGGATGCTAGTAAAGCGTATTGGATGCTTAAACTGAATAATAAAAGCTCTGAACTGTGTACCTTTAACACACCTTTTGGGAGGTATCGATTTCTTAGAATGCCGTACGGGGTGAAGGTAGCCCAAGAAATTTTTCACCGTGTGATGACCGAAATGTTTATTGGTATGGATGTTATTGTCTATGTTGACGACATACTTGTCTACGGCAACAGTATTCAAGAACACAATGAAAAACTTATGAGGGTGCTAGAACGAATGGATAAAGCTGGTCTTAAACTTAATCAAGACAAATGTAGGTTTGGCTTGACTGAAGTGAAATATTTTGGGCATGTCTTCAATGAACTTGGTATTCATACAGATCCGCAAAAAGTCGAAGCAATCTTGAACATGCCGTCACCCACCTGTGTCAAAGATGTACATCGATTTTTGGGAATGATAACATACTTCGGatctttcattcaaaatttgtcTAACGAAACTGAGCCTTTAAGACAATTGCTCAAGAAAAATATAGTCTTCCAATGGAATGAATCCTTGGAAAAAGTCTTCTCTAAACTCAAGTCTTTAGTCACAGAGCCACCTGTCCTGGCATACTATGACACGTCTAAGCCAATTGTTATATCAGCGGATGCCTCGCAATTTGCAGTCGGTGGATGTATTTTACAAGATAACCGTCCGTTAGCCTTCGCATCTAAAACTCTAACAGAGTGTCAGAGAAATTATGCGCAAATTGAGAAGGAGCTATATGCTATTCTCTTTAGCTGCGAAAAATATCATCAGTTCATATATGGACAAACAACATTGGTGGAAACCGACCATAAACCACTGATTCCACTTTTCAAAAAGGCACTAGCTCATGTACCGGCTAGGTTACAAAGAATGATGCTCCGCTTACAATTCTATGATCTGGAAGTGGTATATAAGCCTGGAAGAAAATTATTAGTAGCCGACATGTTGTCGCGGGCACCACTGTGTCACAAAGAGGAAAGTCAGATGgatagagaaattaaaatcCACGTCGGATTGATAAAATCGAGTCTAGCCATATCACAACCAATGTTGAAACAAATTGTAAATGAAACAGCGCGAGACAAAACAATGCAGCAGGTACGAATATTAATTCAAAGTCAGTGGcccgaaaatagaaaaaagttaagtCCTGAAATTCAAGCGTTATGGGGTTATCGATATGAATTATCAGTTATCGATGAAATGATATTTAAAGGCCAAGCACTGATGATTCCATCAGCACTCATCGATGTGATTTTGAAATACATTCATGATGGTCACCCTGGaatcgaaaaaagtaaacgcCGTGCCAGAGGTTTAGTATTTTGGCCGGGCATGAATGCAGACATACAGAAATCTGTCGAAAACTGTAAGACCTGCACTAAATATCTAAACAACAATCGTAAAGAATCACTAATACCGCACGAATTGCCAGATCTTCCATTTCAGAAGGTAGGCCTTGACCTCTTTGAATGGAAAAAAGAGTTGTATTTCTTATTAGTTGATTACTATTCGAAATACATTGAAATTGCAAAACTCAAGTCATACAAAGCCAGTGAAATTATTGTAAATCTCAAATCAATATTTGCAAGACATGGAATACCATCCCAAGTCATATCAGACAATGGTCCACCCTTTAATTCGGCTGAGTTCAAGGATTTCGCAGATGATTGGAAATTTGATCACACGACAAGCAGTCCATACTATCCGAAATCGAACGGATTAGTTGAGAGGTCTATACAAACCGTAAAAAAGCTCCTAACTAAATGTAGGGAAACAAATACGGACCCGTACCTAGGTCTCCTCAACCTCCGAACAACACAACATCTTATGTATTCACCGTCACAGCTATTAATGGCACGTAAGCTCAGAACCAGAATTCCATTGAACAAATCGGAACTCAAACAATCGCTTACAGATGACATTCTGTATAGACAGCAAACTCAACAAtaccaacaaaaaatgaaattagcatATGATAGACACGCCAAAGAACGTCCTGAAATTATGGAAAAAGTACcagtatatttcaaaaaaatgcctaACGAACCGTGGAAAAAGGGCAAGGTAGTGGAGATCACGGATATGCCAAGATCTGTCATAGTAAAGGATGCAGACGGTAAGAAGTATCGCCGCAATAAAAGAGACATAATCATTGATAAAACAGATGATGTAAGTAATAGTAAGAGCCAAACAGCGATCGAATCGGAACAACCCAAAGATACATTGACATTGAGATCCGGTAAACGAGtagtaaaaaattga